A single region of the Vicia villosa cultivar HV-30 ecotype Madison, WI linkage group LG4, Vvil1.0, whole genome shotgun sequence genome encodes:
- the LOC131597235 gene encoding uncharacterized protein LOC131597235, with translation MAENVNRQHLDCIYDEEPLGFDKDPMALEKKQPQDPFEEVNLGEEGDKRPTYISTNIDQKLKSEVILLLKEWLKSTFGPFMKKNGNLRVCIDFRDLNAATPKDEYTMHVAEMLIEFAAGFEYLSMLDGYACYNQIFIVEDVPKKSFCCPGALGTYEWVVMPFGLKNAGVTYQRKEHQEAFEKIKEYLMKPPILAPHVRSRPMRLYITASDSTIDRMLVQENDDGVERPVYYLSRMLNGLETSRIGKWALALTEYSLTYAPLKAMKGQVVAYFLVDHSMVSMPQNYVDLVPWKLNFDGSSHKNGRGIGEVIISPNGIPVEFKYLIDGVCTNNETEYESLITGLELLLELGARNVEIMGDSELVVKQVSKEYKCVKKNLIMYFVIVNRLLKQFESTNIRHIPRRENQEANDLAQEASGYKKNEDGEPIQIRDKVRAIVLSSSNLSIIKLNVVDAENFEILIVENGKENDWRQPLVEYLRNPTGSTDRKIKYRALNFVLIENELFKKMAEGILLKCLGESEAYLAISNDCIEFAKGFQVCQMHGGIQHVPTSELHAIVKPWPFRGWALDVIGEIKPASSKQQRYILVGIDYFTKWVEAVALRNVDQEAVIDFLQNHIICRFGLLETITTDQGTVFTGQIMREFAQEVGIKLLTSTPYYAQANGQVEAANKVIISLIKKHVGRKPKNWHQSLDQALWACRTSPKEATGTTPFRLTYGHMDMTLCYQ, from the exons ATGGCAGAAAACGTCAATCGACAACACCTCGATTGCATATATGACGAGGAACCTTTAGGTTTTGATAAAGATCCCATGGCGCTTGAGAAAAAGCAGCCACAAGATCCTTTTGAAGAAGTCAACCTTGGCGAAGAAGGGGACAAACGGCCCACATACATCAGCACCAACATCGACCAAAAGCTCAAATCAGAGGTAATTTTGCTATTAAAAGAATGGCTTAAAAgcacctttggtccct TCATGAAGAAAAATGGAAATTTGAGAGTGTGCATTGATTTTAGAGATTTAAATGCTGCCACTCCGAAAGATGAATATACCATgcatgtggcagaaatgttaATCGAATTTGCTGCTGGTTTTGAATACTTAAGTATGCTTGATGGTTATGCttgttataaccaaatttttattgtAGAAGATGTGCCGAAGAAGTCATTTTGTTGCCCAGGGGCATTAGGAACCTACGAATGGGTGGTCATGCCATTCGGCCTAAAGAATGCTGGAGTGACATACCAGAGG AAAGAGCATCAAGAGGCTTTCGAAAAGATCAAAGAATATTTGATGAAGCCTCCTATACTGGCACCTCATGTTAGGAGTAGGCCCATGAGGTTGTATATCACAGCCTCAGACTCGACTATAGATAGAATGCTAGTTCAAGAAAATGACGACGGTGTCGAAAGACCTGTATATTATCTTAGTCGAATGTTAAATGGTCTTGAAACTAG tcgaattggtaaatgggcattGGCATTAACAGAGTACTCTCTAACATATGCtcctttaaaagcaatgaaagggcAAGTGGTAGCATACTTCCTTGTCGACCATTCCATGGTCTCCATGCCTCAAAATTATGTCGATTTGGTGCCATGGAAATTAAATTTTGATGGCTCCAGTCATAAGAATGGCAGAGGCATAGGAGAGGTCATAATTTCTCCAAATGGAATTCCAGTAGAGTTCAAGTATTTAATCGACGGTGTATGTACCAACAACGAAACGGAGTACGAATCTCTGATAACCGGACTTGAACTGCTGCTAGAATTGGGGGCAAGAAATGTCGAAATtatgggagattctgaattagtaGTTAAGCAGGTTTCAAAAGAGTACAAGTGCGTTAAAAAGAATTTAATCATGTACTTTGTGATTGTTAATAGGTTGCTCAAACAATTCGAATCGACAAACATTCGGCACATACCTCGACGAGAGAACCAAGAGGCTAATGACTTAGCGCAAGAGGCTTCAGGATACAAGAAAAATGAGGATGGAGAGCCTATTCAGATAAGAGATAAGGTTCGAGCAATTGTGCTATCTTCTTCAAATCTGTCGATTATAAAATTGAATGTAGTTGATGCCGAGAATTTCGAAATTTTAATAGTcgaaaatggaaaagaaaatgACTGGCGTCAGCCATTGGTTGAATACTTACGCAACCCTACTGGTTCGACAGATAGAAAGATTAAATATAGGGCTCTAAATTTTGTTTTGATAGAAAATGAGTTGTTCAAAAAGATGGCAGAAGGGATATTGCTAAAATGCCTTGGGGAAAGTGAAGCATATTTAGCCAtctcgaac GATTGCATCGAGTTCGCTAAAGGTTTCCAAGTGTGCCAGATGCATGGGGGAATCCAACACGTTCCTACAAGCGAACTACATGCCATTGTGAAACCTTGGCCATTTAGGGGATGGGCTTTAGATGTAATTGGAGAAATAAAACCAGCTTCGTCAAAACAACAAAGGTACATTTTAGTCGGTATTGATTATTTTACGAAGTGGGTTGAGGCCGTAGCCCTAAGAAATGtcgatcaagaggctgtgatagATTTTTTACAAAATCATATCATATGTCGGTTTGGGCTTCTAGAGACAATCACAACCGACCAAGGAACAGTGTTCACAGGACAAATAATGCGGGAGTTTGCACAAGAAGTTGGCATCAAATTGCTGACATCTACACCCtattacgcccaagcaaatggccaagtcgaagctgccaacaaggtGATAATTAGCCTAATAAAAAAACATGTAGGGAGGAAGCCAAAAAATTGGCACCAATCACTAGACCAAGCTTTATGGGCATGTAGAACATCTCCCAAAGAAGCAACTGGGACCACGCCATTTCGACTCACATATGGACATATGGACATGACGCTGTGTTACCAGTAG